The segment GGGTGGGCTGACCCTGTCTACATCCATCGCGTCGGATGGGCGGTGGCCTGCGATGGAGTCGTCCCGTTGGTCCCGTTGCACAACCATCGTTGCGGTGATTCTTCTGGCCGCGATCGACGGGGTGGTCGCAGGTTATGCACGCGTGGCCGTTGGTCTCGCCGATGGGTGGCGGGTGCGGGCTGGGCGGCGTTTCTATCGTGACTAGACGAGCCTTGTGCACCACCCGGTGCTCGTCAGGGTGGTGGCGAGCCCGCGTAGGCACCGCCTCAGATCGCTGGCCTCGCTGAAAGCACGGTCACTGGTTGCACCGGTCAGGGTTGCTTGCTCCGTGCTCGATGATGTTACGAATCCAGAAGTCTTGGAGCTCGGCGCAGTCGAAGTGCGGTGCAACAGCTCCTATGAGCGTGTTCGCCAACGCTGGTCTACCTTGCCTTCCGCCGGGCTGAAGTGTGTCCGGGAAACCAGTGCTCAACAGGCCGTGACACCCCCTTGTTCACCATCCAACGAAGCGAACGGCCTCTCAGGTGTCAAGGTGGTCGGTGAAGATACCGATCAATATACGATCCCCCAACTTCGAGTCGGGCAGAGCGAAGTGGATGCGATTACGGTGGCCCTCCTTCTTGGCGTGCCACTCGCAGCGGTAGACTTCCCCTCCGTATTTGACATCCCGCTGAGCGATGACCTTCGGCTTGCTTCGCGTGCTCGGGCTTTCCTGAGAGACGGTGACTCCCTTGGAGCCCAACCGAGCCTGCACTTGGTGGGCCTGACCGTTGCACGACGTCAAGGCTTCAGCGAAGTGAGCGTCGAGTACTGAGAGCACATGGACTGTCCAGTCGCGCATCTCGCGATAGGAGCCGTCGAAAGCCCCGAATCGGAGGCCGGGAGCGCAGATCAGGTTGGGAAACGCGCGGGTGGCGTGGTCCAGGAATTCCGCCTCCTGGATGTCTTCGCGTCTGAAGAGACCTTGCCAGAACACGGGCAGGCCATCTGTGTCGGTGAGGAAGCAGACCTCGCCGACGTGGTCGTCACCGCTCACGGAGAGCCAGTCATAGTGGCGAGCCGCGAACACCACGCATCCTGTGTTGTACCCGATGGTGGTGTTGTACAGGGCATAGCCGACAGACCATGCCGGGTCGATCGGCACGTCGGCAATCTGGACTTCTGTGGGAGTGTTCACGGCAAAGCCCTCGTCCCAGCTGGGGCACCGATCCAGTTGGATCCCGAGTAGTCGCCGGACGTCGGGCGAGATCCGGTCGGACTCACGGCTGAAGAGGAAGTTCCCGAGCTCCGTCCCGTCGAGGCACTGGGTGTCAAAGATGAGGCTGAACACGGCGACTGTGGCTTCAGTGCGCAATGTCTGGAGCGTCTGGCTGAGCCGGTCGAGGTGCCATGTGAGTTCGGCATCGTCGAATCCTCGGAAGTCCAGACTCGACTCGTCGACAACGAAGCGGAAGGCGTCACCGGCGCCGGACACGCGCCAACCTCCCGAGGTCGTGTTCGATCTGGTCGAAGAAGCCCTTTGGCCACGTGGCGAGTTCCCCGTTGGACTTGAGGCTGATCGACATCGCCCCGGGGTCCTCCGCGCCGAAGTAGAGCATTGCCACGTCCTCGGCCGGGATGACTGCGTCGTCCGCCGCCGCGATCCGGATGCCATTGAGGACATGGTCACTGTGCGTCTCTACGACGACCTGGACCCCCGAGCCCGCGACTCGGGCCAGGAAGTGTCCGATGCGGGACTGGCCGGCCGGGTGCAAGTGAGCCTCCGGGTTCTCTACGATGAGGAGGCCGCCGGGCTCTGCGAGCAGTCCGGCGACGATTATGGGGAGCGCATAGGAGACCCCGAAGCCCATGTTCGTCGGGCGGATCAGCTCGCCGTACACTCCGGGTTCTTGGAATCGGACGGTGCTGGCCGTGATACCGCTCGGCCACTGGGCGCTGATGCGGATCGGCCGGATGATATCCGAGACCCAGCCCTCGACCTGAGTGCGTAACGTGGTGACCCCGTACTCCTCAGTTGTCGGTGGATGCTGGAGTCCTTCCAATACTTGCTTGCTCTCGTTCACCGCCAGCACTTGGGCGGTGAACTCCCCCTGGTGCCCGACGCCGATCCTGCTGATGTCCGCGGCCGAGACGTTCAACTGGTCCCGGGGGCCTAGGCGTTC is part of the Spiractinospora alimapuensis genome and harbors:
- a CDS encoding AAA family ATPase; amino-acid sequence: MTVLSGLNGTGKSTVIQSLLLLRQISETQSGNTIQLNGPYGLALGEAQELLPLDADTSVIELILHSGAQHRRYELVVPEKRALYLELNRAYEAPLPELTRRGSGFTYLCAERLGPRDQLNVSAADISRIGVGHQGEFTAQVLAVNESKQVLEGLQHPPTTEEYGVTTLRTQVEGWVSDIIRPIRISAQWPSGITASTVRFQEPGVYGELIRPTNMGFGVSYALPIIVAGLLAEPGGLLIVENPEAHLHPAGQSRIGHFLARVAGSGVQVVVETHSDHVLNGIRIAAADDAVIPAEDVAMLYFGAEDPGAMSISLKSNGELATWPKGFFDQIEHDLGRLARVRRR